The proteins below come from a single Leptidea sinapis chromosome 20, ilLepSina1.1, whole genome shotgun sequence genomic window:
- the LOC126970293 gene encoding peptide transporter family 1-like isoform X3, producing MMFIYLAGNVLVAVAAIPHLNLPVKFSTILGLFMITIGTGGIKPCVSSLGGEQFKLPQQEKHLAMYFSILYFTLCVGSLIAKTVSPILRSEVQCFGDKDCYSLAFGAPGIVVMFSIVIFVSGKKRYILAKPEGNIVLTFVKCIFSALKNTIKKGRSKDVHWLDNAHSKFDKRFITDVKRTLSILVLFTVLPVFWALLDQMGSRWTLQATKMNGKLGFVTIKPDQLQVIAPISILIFIPLTQKYIYPFLEKHNILTNPLHKLSAGGILAGVAFIASALVEIYIKTTYPNLPQAGFVQLRIFNGNPCSMSIENENYQIMYTIPSLSHYTNKYLPVKGTENITISLGGSCFAPRDVIFHVEEKLANSFFVTGDEVVRFIDNVDKSKSGLPVVRFLISNNVINTKTTLYNDGRDEEELILNRGVSRQLEVFASTYSIRDNNSIIMENIMMDSGGVYIIVMNKEENITAKLIVLSEANSITMALLLPQFLIMSLAEVLFAVTGNEFAFKESPESMRAVMYAVWLLTEAMGNVIIIIITRIFVDFQQETQSFIYSGLMFSAILIFHYLSRGYQFSHDAESNRCRSDSRVAYHQVKAETVQ from the exons ATGATGTTTATATACTTAGCGGGAAATGTGCTTGTCGCTGTTGCTGCAATACCTCATCTCAATTTACCTGTAAA ATTTAGCACAATACTGGGTCTCTTTATGATAACCATCGGGACTGGCGGTATCAAACCGTGCGTGTCATCGTTAGGTGGGGAACAATTTAAACTTCCACAGCAGGAGAAGCATCTGGCTATGTACTTTAGTATTCTCTACTTCACTCTATGTGTTGGGAGTTTGATAGCAAAAACTGTGTCACCAATACTGAGGTCTGAAGTGCAATGTTTTGGAGATAAGGATTGCTATTCGCTTGCTTTCGGCGCACCTGGGATTGTTGTAATGTTTTCTATAG ttataTTCGTCAGTGGTAAAAAGAGATACATTTTGGCGAAACCAGAAGGCAATATTGTTTTAACATTTGTAAAGTGTATTTTT tCAGCGTTGAAGAACACCATAAAGAAGGGAAGAAGTAAAGATGTGCATTGGTTGGATAATGCCCACAGCAAGTTTGACAAAAGGTTTATAACTGATGTAAAGAGAACGTTATCAATTCTCGTATTATTCACCGTGTTGCCTGTGTTTTGGGCTTTGCTGGATCAAATG GGCTCCAGATGGACTTTACAAGCAACAAAAATGAATGGGAAATTGGGCTTTGTAACAATAAAACCAGATCAGTTACAAGTGATAGCACCCATTAGCATTTTAATATTCATTCCTTTGACGCAGAAG tacATCTATCCATTTTTGGAGAAACACAACATTTTGACGAATCCTCTTCACAAGTTGAGCGCTGGTGGAATACTAGCAGGTGTCGCCTTCATAGCGTCTGCACTTGTTGagatttatattaaa ACAACTTACCCCAATTTACCACAAGCTGGTTTCGTCCAACTACGGATCTTTAATGGAAACCCGTGTTCAATGTCAATAGAAAATGAAAACTATCAAATAATGTATACAATTCCATCTCTCTCACACTACACTAACAAATACTTGCCAGTGAAAGGGACAGAAAACATTACAATAAGCTTAGGAGGAAGTTGTTTTGCCCCACGCGATGTAATCTTTCACGTTGAGGAAAAATTGGCGAATTCATTTTTTGTCACTGGTGATGAAGTTGTAAGATTTATTGATAATGTTGATAAAAGCAAGTCGGGGCTGCCAGTTGTAAG GTTTCTGATATCAAACAacgtaataaatacaaaaacgaCTCTTTATAATGATGGGCGCGATGAAGAGGAGTTGATATTGAACAGAGGAGTATCTCGACAGTTAGAAGTATTCGCTTCTACTTACTCAATCAgagataataatagtattatcaTGGAAAACATAATGATGGATAGTGGCGGTGTTTACATTATTGTCATGAATAAGGAGGAAAATATA ACGGCAAAACTAATTGTGTTATCTGAAGCGAACTCGATTACAATGGCGTTACTACTACCTCAGTTCCTGATTATGTCCTTAGCCGAG GTACTTTTTGCAGTAACGGGCAATGAGTTTGCTTTTAAAGAGTCTCCTGAGAGTATGAGAGCCGTGATGTATGCTGTTTGGCTGCTGACAGAGGCGATGGGAAAcgtaattattatcataattacaCGCATCTTTGTTGATTTTCAACAG GAAACGCAATCCTTTATTTACTCAGGATTGATGTTCTCAGCTATATTGATATTTCACTATCTCTCACGAGGTTACCAGTTCAGCCATGACGCCGAGAGTAATAGATGTCGGAGTGACAGCCGCGTGGCGTATCACCAGGTGAAGGCGGAAACTGTACAATAA
- the LOC126970293 gene encoding peptide transporter family 1-like isoform X1, with amino-acid sequence MGAKVEDRFPIIVIIIIIAEFCERFSYSAMRAFLTLYLRSKLGFSDESATETYHVFCTLIYVFPIIGGILADNWLGKFRTIVYMMFIYLAGNVLVAVAAIPHLNLPVKFSTILGLFMITIGTGGIKPCVSSLGGEQFKLPQQEKHLAMYFSILYFTLCVGSLIAKTVSPILRSEVQCFGDKDCYSLAFGAPGIVVMFSIVIFVSGKKRYILAKPEGNIVLTFVKCIFSALKNTIKKGRSKDVHWLDNAHSKFDKRFITDVKRTLSILVLFTVLPVFWALLDQMGSRWTLQATKMNGKLGFVTIKPDQLQVIAPISILIFIPLTQKYIYPFLEKHNILTNPLHKLSAGGILAGVAFIASALVEIYIKTTYPNLPQAGFVQLRIFNGNPCSMSIENENYQIMYTIPSLSHYTNKYLPVKGTENITISLGGSCFAPRDVIFHVEEKLANSFFVTGDEVVRFIDNVDKSKSGLPVVRFLISNNVINTKTTLYNDGRDEEELILNRGVSRQLEVFASTYSIRDNNSIIMENIMMDSGGVYIIVMNKEENITAKLIVLSEANSITMALLLPQFLIMSLAEVLFAVTGNEFAFKESPESMRAVMYAVWLLTEAMGNVIIIIITRIFVDFQQETQSFIYSGLMFSAILIFHYLSRGYQFSHDAESNRCRSDSRVAYHQVKAETVQ; translated from the exons CTTTTCTCACGTTATACTTACGAAGCAAACTTGGATTTTCGGATGAAAGTGCTACTGAGACCTATCATGTATTTTGTACACTCATTTACGTCTTCCCAATAATTGGTGGTATACTGGCAGACAACTGGCTTGGAAAGTTCAG GACAATCGTCTATATGATGTTTATATACTTAGCGGGAAATGTGCTTGTCGCTGTTGCTGCAATACCTCATCTCAATTTACCTGTAAA ATTTAGCACAATACTGGGTCTCTTTATGATAACCATCGGGACTGGCGGTATCAAACCGTGCGTGTCATCGTTAGGTGGGGAACAATTTAAACTTCCACAGCAGGAGAAGCATCTGGCTATGTACTTTAGTATTCTCTACTTCACTCTATGTGTTGGGAGTTTGATAGCAAAAACTGTGTCACCAATACTGAGGTCTGAAGTGCAATGTTTTGGAGATAAGGATTGCTATTCGCTTGCTTTCGGCGCACCTGGGATTGTTGTAATGTTTTCTATAG ttataTTCGTCAGTGGTAAAAAGAGATACATTTTGGCGAAACCAGAAGGCAATATTGTTTTAACATTTGTAAAGTGTATTTTT tCAGCGTTGAAGAACACCATAAAGAAGGGAAGAAGTAAAGATGTGCATTGGTTGGATAATGCCCACAGCAAGTTTGACAAAAGGTTTATAACTGATGTAAAGAGAACGTTATCAATTCTCGTATTATTCACCGTGTTGCCTGTGTTTTGGGCTTTGCTGGATCAAATG GGCTCCAGATGGACTTTACAAGCAACAAAAATGAATGGGAAATTGGGCTTTGTAACAATAAAACCAGATCAGTTACAAGTGATAGCACCCATTAGCATTTTAATATTCATTCCTTTGACGCAGAAG tacATCTATCCATTTTTGGAGAAACACAACATTTTGACGAATCCTCTTCACAAGTTGAGCGCTGGTGGAATACTAGCAGGTGTCGCCTTCATAGCGTCTGCACTTGTTGagatttatattaaa ACAACTTACCCCAATTTACCACAAGCTGGTTTCGTCCAACTACGGATCTTTAATGGAAACCCGTGTTCAATGTCAATAGAAAATGAAAACTATCAAATAATGTATACAATTCCATCTCTCTCACACTACACTAACAAATACTTGCCAGTGAAAGGGACAGAAAACATTACAATAAGCTTAGGAGGAAGTTGTTTTGCCCCACGCGATGTAATCTTTCACGTTGAGGAAAAATTGGCGAATTCATTTTTTGTCACTGGTGATGAAGTTGTAAGATTTATTGATAATGTTGATAAAAGCAAGTCGGGGCTGCCAGTTGTAAG GTTTCTGATATCAAACAacgtaataaatacaaaaacgaCTCTTTATAATGATGGGCGCGATGAAGAGGAGTTGATATTGAACAGAGGAGTATCTCGACAGTTAGAAGTATTCGCTTCTACTTACTCAATCAgagataataatagtattatcaTGGAAAACATAATGATGGATAGTGGCGGTGTTTACATTATTGTCATGAATAAGGAGGAAAATATA ACGGCAAAACTAATTGTGTTATCTGAAGCGAACTCGATTACAATGGCGTTACTACTACCTCAGTTCCTGATTATGTCCTTAGCCGAG GTACTTTTTGCAGTAACGGGCAATGAGTTTGCTTTTAAAGAGTCTCCTGAGAGTATGAGAGCCGTGATGTATGCTGTTTGGCTGCTGACAGAGGCGATGGGAAAcgtaattattatcataattacaCGCATCTTTGTTGATTTTCAACAG GAAACGCAATCCTTTATTTACTCAGGATTGATGTTCTCAGCTATATTGATATTTCACTATCTCTCACGAGGTTACCAGTTCAGCCATGACGCCGAGAGTAATAGATGTCGGAGTGACAGCCGCGTGGCGTATCACCAGGTGAAGGCGGAAACTGTACAATAA
- the LOC126970293 gene encoding peptide transporter family 1-like isoform X2, which produces MGAKVEDRFPIIVIIIIIAEFCERFSYSAMRAFLTLYLRSKLGFSDESATETYHVFCTLIYVFPIIGGILADNWLGKFRTIVYMMFIYLAGNVLVAVAAIPHLNLPVKFSTILGLFMITIGTGGIKPCVSSLGGEQFKLPQQEKHLAMYFSILYFTLCVGSLIAKTVSPILRSEVQCFGDKDCYSLAFGAPGIVVMFSIVIFVSGKKRYILAKPEGNIVLTFVKCIFSALKNTIKKGRSKDVHWLDNAHSKFDKRFITDVKRTLSILVLFTVLPVFWALLDQMGSRWTLQATKMNGKLGFVTIKPDQLQVIAPISILIFIPLTQKTTYPNLPQAGFVQLRIFNGNPCSMSIENENYQIMYTIPSLSHYTNKYLPVKGTENITISLGGSCFAPRDVIFHVEEKLANSFFVTGDEVVRFIDNVDKSKSGLPVVRFLISNNVINTKTTLYNDGRDEEELILNRGVSRQLEVFASTYSIRDNNSIIMENIMMDSGGVYIIVMNKEENITAKLIVLSEANSITMALLLPQFLIMSLAEVLFAVTGNEFAFKESPESMRAVMYAVWLLTEAMGNVIIIIITRIFVDFQQETQSFIYSGLMFSAILIFHYLSRGYQFSHDAESNRCRSDSRVAYHQVKAETVQ; this is translated from the exons CTTTTCTCACGTTATACTTACGAAGCAAACTTGGATTTTCGGATGAAAGTGCTACTGAGACCTATCATGTATTTTGTACACTCATTTACGTCTTCCCAATAATTGGTGGTATACTGGCAGACAACTGGCTTGGAAAGTTCAG GACAATCGTCTATATGATGTTTATATACTTAGCGGGAAATGTGCTTGTCGCTGTTGCTGCAATACCTCATCTCAATTTACCTGTAAA ATTTAGCACAATACTGGGTCTCTTTATGATAACCATCGGGACTGGCGGTATCAAACCGTGCGTGTCATCGTTAGGTGGGGAACAATTTAAACTTCCACAGCAGGAGAAGCATCTGGCTATGTACTTTAGTATTCTCTACTTCACTCTATGTGTTGGGAGTTTGATAGCAAAAACTGTGTCACCAATACTGAGGTCTGAAGTGCAATGTTTTGGAGATAAGGATTGCTATTCGCTTGCTTTCGGCGCACCTGGGATTGTTGTAATGTTTTCTATAG ttataTTCGTCAGTGGTAAAAAGAGATACATTTTGGCGAAACCAGAAGGCAATATTGTTTTAACATTTGTAAAGTGTATTTTT tCAGCGTTGAAGAACACCATAAAGAAGGGAAGAAGTAAAGATGTGCATTGGTTGGATAATGCCCACAGCAAGTTTGACAAAAGGTTTATAACTGATGTAAAGAGAACGTTATCAATTCTCGTATTATTCACCGTGTTGCCTGTGTTTTGGGCTTTGCTGGATCAAATG GGCTCCAGATGGACTTTACAAGCAACAAAAATGAATGGGAAATTGGGCTTTGTAACAATAAAACCAGATCAGTTACAAGTGATAGCACCCATTAGCATTTTAATATTCATTCCTTTGACGCAGAAG ACAACTTACCCCAATTTACCACAAGCTGGTTTCGTCCAACTACGGATCTTTAATGGAAACCCGTGTTCAATGTCAATAGAAAATGAAAACTATCAAATAATGTATACAATTCCATCTCTCTCACACTACACTAACAAATACTTGCCAGTGAAAGGGACAGAAAACATTACAATAAGCTTAGGAGGAAGTTGTTTTGCCCCACGCGATGTAATCTTTCACGTTGAGGAAAAATTGGCGAATTCATTTTTTGTCACTGGTGATGAAGTTGTAAGATTTATTGATAATGTTGATAAAAGCAAGTCGGGGCTGCCAGTTGTAAG GTTTCTGATATCAAACAacgtaataaatacaaaaacgaCTCTTTATAATGATGGGCGCGATGAAGAGGAGTTGATATTGAACAGAGGAGTATCTCGACAGTTAGAAGTATTCGCTTCTACTTACTCAATCAgagataataatagtattatcaTGGAAAACATAATGATGGATAGTGGCGGTGTTTACATTATTGTCATGAATAAGGAGGAAAATATA ACGGCAAAACTAATTGTGTTATCTGAAGCGAACTCGATTACAATGGCGTTACTACTACCTCAGTTCCTGATTATGTCCTTAGCCGAG GTACTTTTTGCAGTAACGGGCAATGAGTTTGCTTTTAAAGAGTCTCCTGAGAGTATGAGAGCCGTGATGTATGCTGTTTGGCTGCTGACAGAGGCGATGGGAAAcgtaattattatcataattacaCGCATCTTTGTTGATTTTCAACAG GAAACGCAATCCTTTATTTACTCAGGATTGATGTTCTCAGCTATATTGATATTTCACTATCTCTCACGAGGTTACCAGTTCAGCCATGACGCCGAGAGTAATAGATGTCGGAGTGACAGCCGCGTGGCGTATCACCAGGTGAAGGCGGAAACTGTACAATAA